DNA sequence from the Streptomyces sp. NBC_01497 genome:
GCGTGAGGGACGCGGGAGGCCGTCGAACCAAACGACCCGTACCCGTGCGACCCGTGCGGCACCCCGCGGAGCGCGCGCCCTGCGGTGCCGTGGGCCCGGTGTTCACCACGGCGCGCGTCGCGGGACCCGGTCAGCACACTGCCCCGGTACGGACGGTGGTCGTCCGTACCGGGGCAGCGGCGGTGTCTCTCAAGGGTGACCTTCCACCGATGGCCCCGCACCGAGGGCCCCTGGTGGGGAAAGCGTCGAGCGCCCCGCTCAGCCGACGACCTTCTTCAGCGCGTCGCCGAGTGCGTCCGCTTCGTCCGGCGTCAGCTCGACCACGAGCCGACCGCCGCCTTCGAGCGGAACACGCATGACGATGCCCCGCCCCTCCTTGGTCACCTCGAGCGGGCCGTCGCCCGTCCGCGGCTTCATGGCCGCCATGCTCGTTCCCCTTCCTGAAACCAGCTCGTAGCAGCCGGCGGCCCCATGGCAGGCGCTGCGTCACCGGCATCGAACACATTGCTTCTTGCGCATTATCCCGCATCTCACGACCCGATGACCAACATCGGACGGCATCGCTTACGCAACGCGCTCACGCAAAACGGCCCATTTCGGCGATCCGCCTGCGATACTTCGCCGCCACCGCACACTTCCGCCGTTCCTCCGTCCGTCATGCTGGTGCGCGCACAACCCGCGCGGAGACGAGAAACCAGCAAGCGACCCCGGAGGGACCCGATCATGGCGGACACCGTGCTGTACGAGGTGGGCGACGGCCTGGCGACGATCACCATCAACCGGCCCGAGGCGATGAACGCCATGGACGTGGCCACCAAGGTGGCGCTGCGGGACGCCCTGCGCGACGCCGGGGAGGACACCGCCGTACGGGCCGTCCTGCTGACCGCGACCGGCGACCGGGCCTTCTGCGTGGGCCAGGACCTCAAGGAGCACACCGCACTGCTCGCCCAGGACCGCGACAGCGGCACCACCGCGACCATGAGCACGGTGCGGGAGCACTACAACCCCATCACCCACGCCATCACGACCATGCCCAAGCCCGTGGTGGCGGGGGTGAACGGGGTGGCCGCGGGGGCCGGCATGGGCTTCGCTCTCGCGTCGGACTACCGGATCGTCGCGGACACCGCCAGCTTCAACACGTCCTTCACCGGGGTGGCGCTGACCGCGGACTCGGGCCTGTCCTGGACGCTGCCGCGCATGATCGGCCAGGGCCGCGCCGCCGACCTGCTGCTGTTCCCGCGCACCGTGAAGGCGCAGGAGGCGTACGAACTGGGGCTGGTGAACCGGCTCGTCCCGGCCGCCGACCTGGCCCGGGAGGCCGCGGCGGTGGCGCGCGCGCTGGCCGCTGGCCCGACGGTGGCGTACGCGGCCGTCAAGGAGTCGCTGGCCTTCGCCTGCGAGCACTCGCTGGACGAGGCGCTGGCGAAGGAGGACGAACTCCAGACCAGGGCGGGCTCCTCCGAGGACCACACGATCGCGGTCGAGGCCTTCCTGGCGAAGCGGAAGCCGCAGTACCTGGGCCGCTGACGCCCGCCGGCGCCACCGCCGCCCCTGCGGGCCCCCACGGACTCCCGGGGG
Encoded proteins:
- a CDS encoding DUF3117 domain-containing protein, translating into MAAMKPRTGDGPLEVTKEGRGIVMRVPLEGGGRLVVELTPDEADALGDALKKVVG
- a CDS encoding enoyl-CoA hydratase/isomerase family protein; translated protein: MADTVLYEVGDGLATITINRPEAMNAMDVATKVALRDALRDAGEDTAVRAVLLTATGDRAFCVGQDLKEHTALLAQDRDSGTTATMSTVREHYNPITHAITTMPKPVVAGVNGVAAGAGMGFALASDYRIVADTASFNTSFTGVALTADSGLSWTLPRMIGQGRAADLLLFPRTVKAQEAYELGLVNRLVPAADLAREAAAVARALAAGPTVAYAAVKESLAFACEHSLDEALAKEDELQTRAGSSEDHTIAVEAFLAKRKPQYLGR